One genomic segment of Acanthochromis polyacanthus isolate Apoly-LR-REF ecotype Palm Island chromosome 9, KAUST_Apoly_ChrSc, whole genome shotgun sequence includes these proteins:
- the LOC110951985 gene encoding homeobox protein Mohawk-like → MNKVAVMKSDTVLHLDDSRRAEERNRLNCGDFPQTSLTDGQNTDLLRCQETTEGNSAIKYRRYGSRLSGVKVRHKRQVLQDMARPLKHWLYKHRDNPYPTKTEKVLLALGSHMTLVQVSNWFANARRRLKNTVRQPDLSWALRIKLYNKYIQGNAERLSVCSDDTDSDDEECPSQTPISQSNFGRSSSHKNVLQKQGSVLAMADSANSDDSTSPPSKYKSSLLNRYLNDTLRHMMATKAEGVASARKRRSHSESFSSNDCDRDVVSPASSYETEANFVYHMDAVDYASTKCDRDQQRDRGPQRRGDQSWREIHAAVALTSLAQGQSSSSGPNTATVLQSCSREPFSVSRTAITDRMCVTGPSSGFRQSCTTGPTLTSRIIQKSSHISEVQTVKVALANSV, encoded by the exons ATGAACAAAGTTGCTGTGATGAAGTCTGATACTGTGCTTCATTTGGACGACAgcaggagagcagaggagaggaacAGACTGAACTGTGGAGACTTTCCTCAGACGAGTTTAACAGACGGACAGAACACAGATCTGCTGCGATGCCAAGAGACCACTGAAGGCAACTCTGCCATAAAGTACAGAAGATATGG GTCTCGTCTGAGTGGAGTCAAAGTTCGCCACAAGAGACAGGTGCTGCAGGACATGGCTCGCCCGCTGAAACATTGGCTGTACAAACACCGAGACAACCCCTACCCCACCAAGACCGAGAAGGTCCTGCTGGCTCTGGGCTCACATATGACACTAGTACAG GTTTCCAACTGGTTTGCAAACGCTCGTCGAAGACTGAAGAACACAGTGAGGCAACCGGACCTGAGCTGGGCCCTGAGGATCAAACTGTACAATAAATACATCCAGGGAAACGCTGAGAGGCTGAGCGTGTGCAGTGATGACACCGACTCAGACG ATGAGGAGTGTCCCTCGCAGACTCCTATCAGCCAGTCAAACTTTGGCAGGTCGTCTTCCCACAAGAACGTTCTCCAGAAACAGGGCAGCGTCCTCGCCATGGCCGACTCCGCCAACAGTGACGACAGCACGTCACCTCCGTCCAAGTACAAGAGCAGCTTGCTGAACCGTTATCTGAACGACACCCTGCGACACATGATGGCGACGAAGGCCGAAGGCGTCGCCTCGGCCCGAAAGAGGAGGAGCCACTCCGAGTCTTTTAGCTCCAACGACTGCGATCGAGATGTCGTCTCTCCAGCATCGTCCTATGAAACAGAGGCCAACTTTGTCTACCACATGG ACGCAGTGGACTATGCTTCAACTAAATGTGACAG GGACCAGCAGCGGGACCGAGGCCCGCAGAGACGAGGCGACCAGAGCTGGAGGGAGATCCATGCCGCCGTGGCTCTGACCAGCTTGGCCCAGGGGCAGAGCAGCTCCTCGGGGCCCAACACCGCCACggtgctgcagagctgcagccgGGAGCCCTTCTCCGTTAGCAGGACCGCTATCACGGACAGGATGTGTGTCACGGGACCCTCGTCGGGCTTCCGGCAGAGCTGCACTACGGGGCCCACCCTCACAAGCCGCATCATCCAGAAATCCTCTCACATCTCTGAGGTCCAGACTGTCAAAGTCGCCCTAGCAAACAGCGTGTAG
- the LOC110951983 gene encoding ras-related protein Rab-18-B, translating to MDEDVLTTLKLLIIGESGVGKSSLLLRFTEDTFDPEQSATIGVDFKVKTLAIDGNKAKLAIWDTAGQERFRTLTPSYYRGAQGVILVYDVTKRDTFTKLENWLNELETYTTRNDIVKMLVGNKIDKDDHEVDRNEGLKFARKHSMLFIEASAKTKDGVQCAFEELVEKILQTPGLWESETQGQKVRLGDQDQGRAGACGGYCSIP from the exons ATGGACGAAGACGTGCTGACGACTCTGAAACTGTTGATAATTGGCGAAAGCGGAGTCGGAAAGTccag TCTCCTCCTAAGGTTCACAGAGGACACCTTTGATCCAGAGCAGTCAGCTACAATAg GTGTTGACTTCAAAGTAAAGACTCTGGCTATAGATGGGAACAAAGCAAAGCTCGCCATATGG GATACAGCTGGACAGGAACGGTTTCGCACCCTGACGCCCAGCTACTACCGCGGTGCTCAAGGAGTCATACTTG tgtatgaTGTCACAAAGCGTGACACATTTACGAAGCTCGAAAACTGGCTGAATGAACTGGAAACCTACACAACACGCAACGACATTGTAAAAATGCTGGTTGGGAACAAAATTGATAAG gaCGACCATGAAGTGGACAGAAATGAGGGGTTGAAGTTTGCTAGAAAACACTCTATGCTTTTTATTG AGGCCAGTGCAAAAACCAAAGACGGCGTCCAGTGTGCCTTTGAGGAGCTTGTGGAGAAGATCCTCCAGACTCCAGGGCTTTGGGAGAGTGAAACCCAGGGTCAGAAGGTCCGTCTGGGGGATCAGGATCAGGGCAGGGCCGGGGCATGTGGAGGATACTGCTCCATACCCTGA
- the LOC110951990 gene encoding patched domain-containing protein 3-like gives MFILISCWQRTRVLDNVCDRLADTYREAAVSISITTLTDALALFLGYSSPFGSVRSFCLYAGVSVCFCYFYSITFLGACMALNGQREAENKHWFTCAKTPEDVPSSNSKVFSMCCVGGRYNRITGKEETEAMSYIFERFYGPFLTHKLTKACVFVMYAGYLAVSIYGCCILKEGLDIKNLAVDDSYIIDYYNHQRQHFSEYSCNVMVAVKQPFSYWANDEHLRSGFESLSFVNSTFAWFVSYKNYANASNLNISSREAFYTHLPHFLELNPMFRQDINLTVDGDIQASRFFLQTLNKTTTKDMMIGLRKTAEECPVELLVFHPAFIYFDQYTVITENTVQTILVAVVVMLVVSLVLIPNPLCSACVAFAVCSVITGVTGFMSLWGVNLDSISMINLVMCIGFSVDFSAHISYSFISSAKSDANEKAMHALAHLGNPIVQGALSTILGVVVLSASGSYIFRTFFKIVFLVIVFGLLHGLVFIPVFLTVLTVHWKSC, from the coding sequence ATGTTCATCCTGATCTCCTGCTGGCAGAGGACCCGCGTTCTGGACAACGTTTGCGACAGGCTGGCTGACACCTACAGAGAAGCTGCTGTCTCCATCTCCATCACCACCCTGACCGATGCTCTGGCTCTCTTCCTGGGCTACAGCTCACCCTTTGGCTCGGTCCGGTCCTTCTGCCTCTACGCTGGTGTCTCCGTTTGCTTCTGCTATTTCTACAGCATCACTTTCCTGGGAGCATGTATGGCTCTGAATGGACAGAGGGAAGCAGAGAACAAGCACTGGTTCACCTGTGCTAAAACCCCAGAGGACGTACCATCCAGCAATTCCAAAGTCTTCAGTATGTGCTGTGTTGGGGGACGCTACAATCGAATCACTGGCAAGGAGGAAACCGAGGCCATGAGTTATATTTTTGAGCGGTTCTATGGTCCATTTTTGACCCACAAACTTACAAAagcatgtgtgtttgtcatgtaCGCAGGTTATCTGGCTGTTAGCATCTATGGATGTTGTATCTTGAAGGAAGGACTCGACATCAAGAATCTGGCTGTGGATGACTCCTACATTATTGATTACTACAACCACCAAAGGCAGCACTTCTCTGAATATAGCTGCAAtgtgatggtggcagtgaagcAACCATTCTCCTACTGGGCCAACGATGAACATCTGCGTTCAGGTTTTGAAAGTTTGAGCTTTGTCAATAGCACCTTTGCTTGGTTTGTCTCCTATAAAAACTATGCTAATGCCTCTAATCTCAACATAAGCTCTCGAGAGGCCTTCTACACCCATCTGCCACATTTCTTAGAACTCAACCCTATGTTTAGACAAGACATCAATCTGACTGTAGACGGTGACATCCAGGCTTCTCGCTTTTTCCTCCAGACGCTAAACAAAACTACGACGAAAGACATGATGATTGGACTCAggaaaacagcagaggaatgtcCAGTGGAGCTTCTGGTGTTCCACCCTGCCTTCATCTACTTCGACCAGTACACCGTCATCACAGAAAACACCGTCCAAACCATCCTTGTCGCTGTGGTCGTAATGCTTGTTGTGTCACTCGTCCTGATACCAAATCCTCTCTGTTCTGCATGTGTGGCTTTTGCAGTTTGTTCAGTCATCACTGGTGTTACAGGATTCATGTCGCTGTGGGGCGTAAATCTGGACTCCATCTCCATGATCAACCTGGTCATGTGCATTGGGTTCTCTGTAGATTTCTCAGCACATATTTCTTACTCTTTCATCTCCAGCGCAAAGAGTGACGCCAATGAGAAAGCTATGCATGCTTTGGCCCATTTGGGGAATCCAATCGTGCAAGGAGCTTTGTCCACCATTTTAGGAGTGGTGGTGCTGTCTGCGTCTGGGAGTTACATCTTCAGGACGTTCTTCAAGATTGTGTTTCTTGTGATTGTGTTTGGGCTGCTGCATGGTTTGGTGTTTATTCCAGTGTTTTTGACAGTGCTCACGGTCCATTGGAAGTCCTGTTAA